Proteins co-encoded in one Plasmodium reichenowi strain SY57 chromosome 10, whole genome shotgun sequence genomic window:
- a CDS encoding hypothetical protein (conserved Plasmodium protein, unknown function~transcript variant 1; alternatively spliced) produces the protein MLSRVLLWNRNSCCITFIPMRAPVKKKKTQDKKKKEVVADKDKLLETRYLPYIPPAYVVDTVSFFKDKSKLDYLLALIFSPKNSTDTYEDRVEYQKRFEIYELLRKKEENKYQKHLEKMKEKVFESIKNLPEELYDESIKNGELFDNSEILFGLKYENSLLKNMNNYKKKLLHAYKILLYLRYPFYLVKKKNPMLFYISESKAVSRQKQINSQKKKLKKK, from the exons atgttatcACGTGTTCTATTATGGAACAGAAATTCGTGTTGTATAACATTTATACCTATGAGAGCTCCAgttaaaaagaaaaaaacacaggacaaaaaaaaaaaagaagt TGTTGCTGATAAAGATAAATTATTAGAAACTCGATATTTGCCTTATATTCCCCCAGCGTATGTTGTTGATACTGTATCATTTTTCAAAGATAAAAGTAAATTAGATTATTTATTAGCTTTAATCTTCAGTCCAAAAAATTCAACTGATACGTATGAAGATAGAGTAGAATATCAGAAGAGGtttgaaatatatgaacTTTTGAGAAAA aaagaagaaaataaatatcaGAAACATTTggaaaaaatgaaagaaaaagtGTTCGAATCTATTAAAAATTTGCCGGAAGAATTATATGATGAAAGTATTAAAAATGGAGAATTATTTGATAATTctgaaatattatttggtttaaaatatgaaaatagcctacttaaaaatatgaataattataaaaagaagtTGTTACATGcttataaaattttactttatttaagatatcctttttatttagtaaagaaaaaaaatcctatgttattttatataagcGAAAGTAAGGCGGTAAGTAGacaaaaacaaattaattctcaaaagaaaaaattaaaaaaaaaataa
- a CDS encoding hypothetical protein (conserved Plasmodium protein, unknown function~transcript variant 2; alternatively spliced), which produces MLSRVLLWNRNSCCITFIPMRAPVKKKKTQDKKKKEVVADKDKLLETRYLPYIPPAYVVDTVSFFKDKSKLDYLLALIFSPKNSTDTYEDRVEYQKRFEIYELLRKVKENKYQKHLEKMKEKVFESIKNLPEELYDESIKNGELFDNSEILFGLKYENSLLKNMNNYKKKLLHAYKILLYLRYPFYLVKKKNPMLFYISESKAVSRQKQINSQKKKLKKK; this is translated from the exons atgttatcACGTGTTCTATTATGGAACAGAAATTCGTGTTGTATAACATTTATACCTATGAGAGCTCCAgttaaaaagaaaaaaacacaggacaaaaaaaaaaaagaagt TGTTGCTGATAAAGATAAATTATTAGAAACTCGATATTTGCCTTATATTCCCCCAGCGTATGTTGTTGATACTGTATCATTTTTCAAAGATAAAAGTAAATTAGATTATTTATTAGCTTTAATCTTCAGTCCAAAAAATTCAACTGATACGTATGAAGATAGAGTAGAATATCAGAAGAGGtttgaaatatatgaacTTTTGAGAAAAGTAA aagaaaataaatatcaGAAACATTTggaaaaaatgaaagaaaaagtGTTCGAATCTATTAAAAATTTGCCGGAAGAATTATATGATGAAAGTATTAAAAATGGAGAATTATTTGATAATTctgaaatattatttggtttaaaatatgaaaatagcctacttaaaaatatgaataattataaaaagaagtTGTTACATGcttataaaattttactttatttaagatatcctttttatttagtaaagaaaaaaaatcctatgttattttatataagcGAAAGTAAGGCGGTAAGTAGacaaaaacaaattaattctcaaaagaaaaaattaaaaaaaaaataa